Part of the Bombina bombina isolate aBomBom1 chromosome 8, aBomBom1.pri, whole genome shotgun sequence genome is shown below.
aaaattttataatagaagttaattagaaagttgtttaaaatcgcacgccccatctgaatcatgaaaaataaacagGTTTCATATCGCTTTACGTTTAATATGATTTTACTTTATGAATGTTTTAGTAGGGTTTTGCAAAAGGTGGTGTTGTAAGTGTGGGATGTATCTATAGATGTGAAGGTTCATGCTGTTATCATTTCTCAGAATACTTTTACAATAAAAGTTTGCTTCTATAATTAGCAAACTTTATAGACCATTTCACATATGAAGTCTTGTTGAGGGTATGTTCTGTTCGCAAGAAGCTTTGCCAAACATCACCTATAAGTAATAtccagagaaaaataaataaacagtaaaCTACATTTCTTTTCAGTCTATATTAGATGCATTGTATAGATATAGATTTgatgtaaaatgtatttataatccgTAACTTGCAAATGTCCATAAATAGCTCATTACGTAGCATAACCCTTATTAATCATTAGACACAGTATGCAGCTGTCCAAGAGTGCAATGACTTATCCCAGACAGGATCTTGTCTGCTCATTCAAAtgataaaatgttaaaatccacaatgtattaacataaatatgtgagagcAAATTGTGTGCCAAGTAGAGCTAATCAGAGAATGACTTTGGTGTGAAGTAAGGATTTATCACTGGGCAAAATTGGAGAGAAAATCTTTGGAGAGACCCAGAGTAACATTAGCCTAGAATTGCCAGAGATAGAAGTCCAAGTCCCACATcatgattataaatatataaacataagatTGCCAGCCTATAAGATTTATCAATTGAATAAAAAACTGTTTCTGCAGTGCCAAACAAATGAACCATGTTGTCACTAGTAAACTGTTATAAACACCAAATATGATAGTGGTCACCTGTACATAGTTTAATTGATTATGTTAATTCACAACacaatgcatttttatatatttgctgCAATATATATCAGATATGTATAAGCTCTATCCCTAGTACATTCTTCTTATTTTACATATTGCAATATGAAATCTGAGTAGTTTGTAAATGAATAATACcggcttataactttttttgttacTTTGTATTTTCCCCCCTTACCTTCTGCATTTTCTAAAGAAGACATAAAATCATATGAAATGAATGACTTAACCCCAGCATATCCAGAAACCAGATATACCTCAGACTACTTTATCAGTAAGTAATTAAAATAATCCAtaatgattacatttttttaaagttactGTTATCACGAAGTAGAATATAATTTGCTGATGTGTCTTCATAATTTTGGATTTGGTGTCCATGtttttaatcaaaataaaattgAGAATGCCAAAATAGTTAAAGGTATACTTAActcaaaaagtttatttcatgattcagatagagcaggcaatttcctaatttactccttttatcaatttttctttgctatctttctttgaaaaagcagaaatgtaagattaaagggacagtacactgtaaaattgtttttatcataatgcagtgctcgacaaatctgtttaaaaattaggagccagacatattttttaggagccagacagattaattgtatatagacatatttttTGGAGCCAGACAGATtagttgtatatagacatatagaaaacaaccaaaatagttaggagccagtggctccttggctcctgggtttgttgagccctgtcataatgtattttcaatgacttgttataccagatgcagagtataaaattaatGAGAACTTGCATTtacaagtttatttgtgtataagaagtagcttgttttttggttttaaaccacagcctattacaatgggttgagctttaggtaatatcagatctcattatgttatcactttgtgtacacacatttgctcCCTTATCATATATtttgaaaaccaaagctcaatacttagagagaacaatggaaaattatatttttattacttaactatcctgaaagtgtaatctcttttgctggctgtgtttactcaggctattcaatagaagatactccagtatagaaactttcagtataggtttgttaaccacaggctaaatcagctatttcaaatgccaaaataggtaTAAATTAGCTACTTGTAAACTATTTcaaacactctagcaggtaaaatgaattattgggaacaatttaaaggggagaacatttttgggtgaactgtccctttaagagactacccatttttggtttagcacctgagtagcgcttgctgattgatgtctaaatgaagccaatcagcaagcgctacccagggttctgaaccaaaaatgggccagctcttaaatggacagtttactcagaaaatgtctcccctttaatttgttcccaattatccactttacctgcgggagtgtattaaattgtttacaagtatttccattaccttaTATTGGCatattaattggtttatttagcctgtggtatccccacccatcctgaaagtttttggcctcaaggccaagctgtgttaacacagccagtagaagaaattacactcccagtgggttatagaagagataaggtaataaaatgtttattttccattgttctctccaagtattggtgatttgtttatggacagatataagataaagaagcaggtatatgtacacagtgtgataatgtaatgagatcagattatacctacagatataagataaagacacaggtatatgtacacaatgtgataaagtaatgagatctgattatacctacagatataagataaagacacaggtatatgtacacaatgtgataaagtaatgaaatctgattatacctacagatataagatacagacacatgtatatgtacacagtgtgatacagtaatgcaatctgattatacctacagatataagatacagacacatgtatatgtacacaatgtgataaagtaatgagatctgattatacctacagatataagataaagacacatgtatatgtacacaatgtgataaagtaatgatatctgattatacctacagatataagataaagacacatgtatatgtacacaatgtgataaagtaatgatatctgattatacctacagatataagataaagacacatgtatatgtacacaatgtgataaagtaatgagatctgattatacctacatatataagataaagacacatgtatatgtatacaatgtgataaagtaatgatatctgattatacctacatatataagataaagacacatgtatatgtacacaatgtgatacagtaatgagatctgattatacctacagatataagataaagacatgtatatgtacacaatgtgatacattaatgagatctgattatacctacagatataagatacagacacatgtatatgtacacaatgtgataaagtaatgagatctgattatacctacagatataagataaagacacaggtatatgtacacaatgtgataaagtaatgaaatctgattatacctacagatataagatacagacacatgtatatgtacacaatgtgataaagtaatgagatctgattatacctacagatataagataaagacacatgtatatgtacacaatgtgataaagtaatgatatctgattatacctacagatataagatacagacacatgtatatgtacacagtgtgataaagtaatgagatctgattatacccacagatataagataaagacacatgtatatgtacacagtgtgatacagtaatgagatctgattatacctacagatataagatacagacacatgtatatgtacacagtgtgataaagtaatgaggtctgattatacctacagatataagataaagtcacatgtatatgtacacaatgtgataaagtaattgtatcttatatctgtaggtataatcagatctcgacacatgtatatgtacacaatgtgataaagtaatgaggtctgattatacctacagatataagataaagacacatgtatatgtacacagtgtgataaagtaatgagatctgattatacctacagatataagatacacacacatgtatatgtacacagtgtgatacagtaatgagatctgattatacctacagatataagataaagacacatgtatatgtacacagtgtgatacagtaatgagatctgattatacctacatatataagataaagacacatgtatatgtacacaatgtgatacagtaatgagatctgatgtatacctacagatataagataaagacatatgtatatgaacacaatgtgatacagtaatgagatctgattatacctacagatataagatacagacacatgtctgtacacaatgtgataaagtaatgagatctgattataccgacaagctcaacccattttattaggttgtggcttcaaaacacaaaatcagctcattcattaACACAaacagcaaatctcatacattttatactctgcagctggtaaaaaagtaattggaaacacattaatggaaagacaattttatagtatactgtccctttatgcttacattcctgctttttcaaataaagatagcaaaagaacaaaaacaatttgataataggagtaaattaggaagttgcgtaaaagtgcatactctatctgaattataaaagaaaacatttatgtttAATATcccgttaaagtgaatgtaaatttttatgctaaagtgcccagtttttaaaaattcgattaaaaacaggggccctttaattcatcaaaatttacatttcactcgttgtgaaaaaaatacttaccttttaatcttgacagccgctccagcttcccccggtcgtcgcaaagccatttctgacgtcagaaatgatggatcgtcatcctccaatcacggcttcccacccctgggggaatcagtgtctgattcaatgctgtgattagaggaagccggattctacattttagacccaggaagaggctttgcaatgggcggaggaagctagagcggctgtcaagattaaaaggtaaggttttttttttcaacacaagtgaaatgtaaattttgatgaattaaagtgcccctgtttttaatcaaatttttaaaaaccgggcactttagcatcaaaatttacattcactttaaggaaaaaTATCCTTGATATCAGATATGTCAGATttctatgaagaaaaaaaaaaggaaacccaaaatataaatatttaacctATCTACTGTATAAGTAGAGGTTATCCGAGCTTGTAAAGTGGTAGTGTCTTATTGGTGCGCAAATAAAAATCCCCTTGCACTTACACTTATCTGATCCCAAAAACAGATATGTTCAAAGATAAAGCGAAAAAGGTACAATATTGTTTAAGTGCGCTAACAGCAATGGGGATGTAAGAAGGTGACTGAATAATCAGTGAATTTTAATCAAGAATAACTACAATATTCAATGTATATAAAAGAtgaaaatgttaatataaaatataaccaTTTATTATAATGAACATATATTCTTTATATTACAAATCTATGACCGTTcataaatgtaaaatttttttaattttaccaaCAATTTGACTTTTGGGGATATCTGTGCAATATATTACGCACATCTCATTTGAAAAATGATATGGAATGGTGAAAATTCACATTTTGTCATTTAACTCAGTAATGGGGCACCATTAAACATCTAGAATTACCCTATATTGCCAGCAGTCTAAATACTTGGTACAGAAGAAAGAAAGCCCTATCCAGCTGGaattttatgtatgtgtccatatgtaTTCTATAGTCCATTAGGATTTTATTAAGATAGTtttataaaaaattacatttatgaACGGTCATAGATTTGTAATATAAAGAATATATGTTCATTATAATAAAtggttatattttatattaacattttcaTCTTTTATATACATTGAATATTGTAGTTATTCTTGATTAAAACTCACTGATTATTCAGTCACCTTCTTACATCCCCATTGCTGTTAGCGCACTTATCGCGTTATCCGAGCTTGTAGAGCAAGGATTTTATCAAAGTATGATACTGTGTAAGATTAAATATATAATGCAATGAACATGTGTGAGATGACATTAACAATATTTCAAAACACAATTCACATGTACAGTGGATATAATTAAGAAATCCTCTATTACTGGGGTCTCCACTTGGGAAATTAAGTGAAACGTGAGGGATTGGCGAAAAAAATATATCAGTGAGAACTTTTTTGTTATCTATAATATTTAGTTATTATCTGATGTTTCTCCAAGTTATTCACTATGCTATGTAAATCACATTCTTAAAATTGTATAATTGTTTCCAATAAGTtatgaatattattttttattaaaaaaaaatgtgagtcaATTCCATATGACTAATTtataccactgggagctagctgaacacaatcatCAGAGGTGATTGCTGCTCCCTGCTCTCTAGGGGTGATTGCTGCTCCCTGCTCTCTAGGGGTGATTGCTGCTCCCTGCTCTCTAGGGGTGATTGCTGCTCCCTGCTCTCTAGGGGTGATTGCTGCTCCCTGCTCTCTAGGGGTGATTGCTGCTCCCTGCTCTCTAGGGGTGATTGCTGCTCCCTGCTCTCTATGGGTGATTGCTGCTCCCTGCTCTCTAGGGGTGATTGCTGCTGCCTGTTCTCTAGGGGTGATTGCTGCTCCCTGCTCTCTAGGGGTGATTGCTGCTCCCTGCTCTCTATGGGTGATTGCTGCTCCCTGCTCTCTAGGGGTGATTGCTGCTCCCTGCTCTCTAGGGGTGATTGCTGCTCCCTGCACTCTAGGGGTGATTGCTGCTCCCTGCTCTCTAGGGGTAATTGCTGCTGCCTGTTCTCTAGGGGTGATTGCTGCTGTCTGCTCTCTAGGGGTGATTGCTGCTGCCTGTTCTCTAGGGGTGATTGCTGTTGCCTGCTCTCTAGGGGTGATTGCTGCTGCCTGTTCTCTAGGGGTGATTGCTGCTGCCTGCTCTCTAGGGGTGATTGCTGCTGCCTGCTCTCTAGGGGTGATTGCTGCTCCCTGCTCTCTATGGGTGATTGCTGATGCCTGCTCTCTAGGGGTGATTGCTGATGCCTGCTCTCTAGGGGTGATTGCTGCTGCCTGCTCTCTAGGGGTGATTGCTGCTCCCTGCTCTCTAGGGGTGATTGCTGCTGCCTGTTCTCTAGGGGTGATTGCTGCTCCCTGCTCTCTAGGGGTGATTGCTGCTGCCTGCTCTCTAGGGGTGATTGCTGCTGCCTGTTCTCTAGGGGTGATTGCTGCTGCCTGTTCTCTAGGGGTGATTGCTGCTGCCTGTTCTCTAGGGGTGATTGCTGCTGCCTGCTCTCTAGGGGTGATTGCTGCTGTCTGCTCTCTAGGGGTGATTGCTGCTGCCTGTTCTCTAGGGGTGATTGCTGTTGCCTGCTCTCTAGGGGTGATTGCTGCTGCCTGCTCTCTAGGGGTGATTGCTGCTGCCTGCTCTCTAGGGGTGATTGCTGCTGCCTGCTCTCTAGGGGTGATTGCTGCTCCCTGCTCTCTATGGGTGATTGCTGATGCCTGCTCTCTAGGGGTGATTGCTGATGCCTGCTCTCTAGGGGTGATTGCTGCTGCCTGCTCTCTAGGGGTGATTGCTGCTCCCTGCTCTCTAGGGGTGATTGCTGCTGTCTGCTCTCTAGGGGTGATTGCTGCTGCCTGTTCTCTAGGGGTGATTGCTGCTGCCTGTTCTCTAGGGGTGATTGCTGCTCCCTGCTCTCTAGGGGTGATTGCTGCTCCCTGCTCTCTAGGGGTGATTGCTGGTGGCTGTTCTCTAGGGGTGATTGCTGCTGCCTGTTCTCTAGGGGTGATTGCTGCTGCCTGCTCTCTAGGGGTGATTGCTGCTGCCTGTTCTCTAGGGGTGATTGCTGCTCCCTGCTCTCTAGGGGTGATTGCTGTTGCCTGCTCTCTAGGGGTGATTGCTGCTGCCTGTTCTCTAGGGGTGATTGCTGCTGCCTGCTCTCTAGGGGTGATTGCTGCTGCCTGCTCTCTAGGGGTGATTGCTGCTCCCTGCTCTCTATGGGTGATTGCTGATGCCTGCTCTCTATGGGTGATTGCTGCTCCCTGCTCTCTAGGGGTGATTGCTGCTGCCTGTTCTCTAGGGGTGATTGCTGCTGCCTGTTCTCTAGGGGTGATTGCTGCTGCCTGTTCTCTAGGGGTGATTGCTGCTGCCTGTTCTCTAGGGGTGATTGCTGCTGCCTGTTCTCTAGGGGTGATTGCTGCTGCCTGTTCTCTAGGGGTGATTGCTGCTGCCTGCTCTCTAGGGGTGATTGCTGCTGCCTGCTCTCTAGGGGTGATTGCTGATGCCTGCTCTCTATGGGTGATTGCTGCTCCCTGCTCTCTAGGGGTGATTGCTGCTGCCTGTTCTCTAGGGGTGATTGCTGCTGCCTGTTCTCTAGGGGTGATTGCTGCTGCCTGTTCTCTAGGGGTGATTGCTGCTGCCTGTTCTCTAGGGGTGATTGCTGCTGCCTGCTTTCTAGGGGTGATTGGTGCTCCCTGCTCTCAAGGGGTGATTGCTGCTGCCTGTTCTCTAGGGGTGATTGCTGCTGCCTGTTCTCTAGGGGTGATTGCTGCTGCCTGTTCTCTAGGGGTGATTGCTGTGCTCTCTAGGGGTGATTGCTGCTCTCTAGGGGTGATTGCTGCTCTCTAGGGGTGATTGCTGCTCTCTAGGGGTGATTGCTGCTTTCTAGGGGTGATTGCTGCTTTCTAGGGGTGATTGCTGCTTTCTAGGGGTGATCGCTGCTCCCTGTTATTTAGAGGTGATTGACTTTATGCCTTGCTTTACATATCAGGGTGTATAATGTATGTTTGTGTCCCACAGGTTATGGTATCGAGCATGCTCAGTGTGTGCCCCCCTCTGAATACTCTGAGCCCAGCTTCATCACAGAGTCATACCAGACCCTGCATCCCATCAGCTCAGAAGAACTCATGTCTTTGAAATACGAAACTGAATTTTCCTCATCGCTCTTACGTGACCCCCTGCAAACTGACTCCCTACAGGACAACTGCTTCAGCATCAAACAAGAAGTTGTGTCTCCAGATAATATGTGCGTGGGACGGATCAGTCGAGGTACCAATCTGTGCTTTAAAACCTTCCTGTAGTTTGCCTGGCCGAGCAATGCGTTTGCCTCCTGATCCGTTCTCAGATATTACATCCTGTAGAGCCCTGCATTTGTAATATTTTGTGGCTTAGGAAAAATATAGTATTTAGAAGCAATGAAACCCTACAAAAGATCTGCCATCAAGATAATTATTTTTCAaggcatttaaaactgtcattttgttagcaaagtttgcattgttttgcagtacagTGACATACCCATTGAAAAGCACATTGATCAGCCAATCACTCTGTAGTACATGATATTGCAGTGACATAAATTGTGCTTGTAGTTTCACTGTATTCGCccatatattaaaaacatatgttcTTTACTAAGAAAAGCGTTATCGGTTTTCACACCGTGAGATTCTATTTCATATGATTGTAGttaaattagctattttcccttctTTtgcttttttccttctttttttttctacaaCTGAATTTGTACTATTTTGAGAAACATAGCTCTCTTCACACTTGGAAAAATGATTATTTCTGGAACATACTTCCTCATTGTGTTAACACTGATCTATTTGCCTGGACAGGAAAGCTTGGAGGACAGGAGTCTTTTGAAAGCATAGAAAGCCATGATAGCTGTGACCGTCTGATGCAGTCCTGGAGTAGCCAGTCCTCGTACAACAGCCTGCAACGTGTCCCTTCCTACGACAGCTTTGACTCAGAGGATTATCCTCCTACATTATCAAGCCACAAACCAAAAGGCACCTTTAAGGACTATGTAAGGGACCGTTCTGAGCTGAACAAGGACAAACCAGTCATCCCTGCTGCTGCACTCGCAGGCTACACAGGTAAACAAAGTGCTTTTTACTGATCAGTGCTGTATGTGATGAGACAAAGAGAGCTACAAACTCATGCATTGGAAATCACCTATTTCAGACAAGGAAGGGTTATTTATATGAAAGGCACAGTGTGCTTAAAATTGGTTTTCTTTTGATGCGTTTCCAAtagcttgttataccagctacagagtataaaatatatgagaaatggcttctctatagtttttttttcttatcttttaaaccacaacctaacaacattggttgagcttgcagggatgttaaatttccttgttttatcactttctgtacacacatggttctttatattatctctatctgtataacaaagcacaatacatTGAGAAAACATCTTATTGCTTATGTATCCTAACCcgcactgggagtataatttcttctgctggctgtgcttacaTAGATTTTTTTAGAGccaatacttaaaagggacactttcttttctttcatgattcagacagagcaggcaattttaagcaactttctactttactccttttattaatttttcttcgttctct
Proteins encoded:
- the ETS1 gene encoding protein C-ets-1 isoform X4, with product MKAALDIKPTLTIIKTERVEYENYPCSDAECGDVPLLTPSSKEMMSQALRATFSGFTKEQQRLAIPIEDIKSYEMNDLTPAYPETRYTSDYFISYGIEHAQCVPPSEYSEPSFITESYQTLHPISSEELMSLKYETEFSSSLLRDPLQTDSLQDNCFSIKQEVVSPDNMCVGRISRGKLGGQESFESIESHDSCDRLMQSWSSQSSYNSLQRVPSYDSFDSEDYPPTLSSHKPKGTFKDYVRDRSELNKDKPVIPAAALAGYTGSGPIQLWQFLLELLTDKSCQSFISWTGDGWEFKLSDPDEVARRWGKRKNKPKMNYEKLSRGLRYYYDKNIIHKTAGKRYVYRFVCDLQSLLGYVPEELHAMLDVKPDTDE
- the ETS1 gene encoding protein C-ets-1 isoform X5; the protein is MKAALDIKPTLTIIKTERVEYENYPCSDAECGDVPLLTPSSKEMMSQALRATFSGFTKEQQRLAIPIDIKSYEMNDLTPAYPETRYTSDYFISYGIEHAQCVPPSEYSEPSFITESYQTLHPISSEELMSLKYETEFSSSLLRDPLQTDSLQDNCFSIKQEVVSPDNMCVGRISRGKLGGQESFESIESHDSCDRLMQSWSSQSSYNSLQRVPSYDSFDSEDYPPTLSSHKPKGTFKDYVRDRSELNKDKPVIPAAALAGYTGSGPIQLWQFLLELLTDKSCQSFISWTGDGWEFKLSDPDEVARRWGKRKNKPKMNYEKLSRGLRYYYDKNIIHKTAGKRYVYRFVCDLQSLLGYVPEELHAMLDVKPDTDE